GGGCGACTTCGCGCGTGGCTTCGGCCCGCAGTGGCGCGAACACCGGGCCGATGGCGCTTGGGTGCGCGAGCTGCCCTTGCCCACGGTGTTCGGGCGGGTGCCCGACTTCCGGCGCGGGCCGCGCGCCAATGCCACGCTGGAAGGACTGGCGCTGTCGCCGGACGGCCGAACGGCCTGGCTGGCCATGGAAACGGCCTGGGTCCAGGACGGCCCGCGTCCCACGCCCGAGGCCCCGGGCGGGCCGCTGCGCATCACGGCGATGGACGTGGCCAGTGGCCGGCCCCTGCGGCAGATCGCCTATGTGCCGGACGCGGTGCCGAGCGCACGGCGCATCCCGTGGGGACCACAGCTGAACGGCGTGAGCGAGGTGCTCGCCGACGGGCCGCACCACCTGCTGGTGCTGGAGCGCAGCTACAGCGCGGGTGCGGGTTTTTCCGCGCGGCTGTACCGCATCGACACGCGCGCGGGCAGCAACACGCTCGCGCTGGAGGCGCTGCAGACCGAAGGCGCGCGCAACCACACCGCCGTGCCCAAAGCCTTGGTGGCCGACCTGGACCAACTGGGCGCGGACCCGCTGGACAACCTGGAGGGCATGGCCTGGGGCCCGCCGCTGGCCGGGGGTGGGCGGGTGATCGTGTTCGTGAGCGACGACAACTTCAATCCCGCGCAGGCCACGCAGTTCATCGCGGCGGAGTACCGGGACGCGGCCGCGGTGCCGCCGCCCAATCCCGCGCCCGAGCCCGCGCCCGCGCGATCCGAGCCATGAGCGCCGACGGACTGCCCACGCGCCGGGACTGGGTCGTGCAGGCGG
This region of Acidovorax sp. GBBC 1281 genomic DNA includes:
- a CDS encoding esterase-like activity of phytase family protein, which produces MAAAAALAACTGAQGHRVQDAAAPAALRLIGTAAIAPGTEVLGTTFGGISGIDYDPVQDRWLLISDDRSALQPARIYTATLRYTATHLETPAITGTAPLRQASGAPYPSPRQAAPDVDVPDAEAVRWLPGGHTFLWTSEGDFARGFGPQWREHRADGAWVRELPLPTVFGRVPDFRRGPRANATLEGLALSPDGRTAWLAMETAWVQDGPRPTPEAPGGPLRITAMDVASGRPLRQIAYVPDAVPSARRIPWGPQLNGVSEVLADGPHHLLVLERSYSAGAGFSARLYRIDTRAGSNTLALEALQTEGARNHTAVPKALVADLDQLGADPLDNLEGMAWGPPLAGGGRVIVFVSDDNFNPAQATQFIAAEYRDAAAVPPPNPAPEPAPARSEP